The proteins below come from a single Danio aesculapii chromosome 25, fDanAes4.1, whole genome shotgun sequence genomic window:
- the efcab6 gene encoding EF-hand calcium-binding domain-containing protein 6 isoform X1: MRPRSAVESWVSASAQTPQISSHFDLRPMTQGLTIIPRAKSASRLSLGDFSRRNTLKSDSASSVQSVADENLSLVDIENQLLEKVKDRKDDLKAAFEAFDQEGNKTVTKGEFRRVIEGFLVPLTQSQFEGLLAQLDLKENGTVSYMEFLRRHCKVSSAVGRIPSKSGRYRSLSLGELQCLLKDKIRGNLKNITRAFRLFDYNNDGQIQQHELRKVLEGYCFPMSQLEFHRLWSHYSVNNGDTISYKEFLEKLGVDCENYRKIPPDSVQLALNWDAVSRSTTRPKSNTNLRSFSAKSRDNLDDLQTRFLSKIKKDHSLVEKALQAFDISDSGFVSPEDLRSVLSNFLFTMDDTIFRELLKRFGVSSTEPVKWKIFLGLFKDDTTVQKDSVPAIADTCSIDAILSKLRQHVLNQPLLDPDKTTTGFISRDELFRTLENINLTDEQFKVLADFLDVDHTDAINCQQFLDFLHLQNPVVQTSKLNEKDQARLNSATTAQNAQIEKILKEKISENYDVLMESITNTTQNQSDTISPEDFRRLIQQHVLPLSDHHFSKLCEPFFEDGNVNYKLFLKSFGRPEKIDSTLSMIEREEKAHEASILNIKAQAIKDVVLRKLKDRLQRDGMTLQDYLMSSRITKSSLNLRDVCKILDDCGVFLEGHQFQMLIDSLGFNLGPVSVADFVDKYKEVTMPEKDDSQTKNAKYSTLLTAEDCLGQLKKRIKEYHGDALTAFHLMDKNRDGIVNRIDFRALFDSLMFVTQEREYQRLLDLLGLTPGATLNYTEFYKKVQSSGKMKSHHHDGTLRGGILDSGCDQVHEYLAAIAHRRPLEISKVFCHLGNDCNSIMTKNGLKQLLFKYSMPITPNEFEILWSRYDEESKGFLTQKEFLSKLKITSDEDQEHQEQPTATPELEVMLQNLRKWIGSDFESVSGSLVVMDKNKDGHVTVTDLLSLLHRHGFQLTEAEFAHLLSLLGFDSGLKQLPYLDFLKHLVGPPMSSWSVFDPSQGLPVASPEEMNDGEELSPGRAIQRVKELVTTSSDTLFKAFSAFDRTGDGMIPQAEFRQVLDHFCMRLSDVQFKKLLSELRLNEGEEIGVDWKEFLQVFNLHTEETADEWLKKIRKMRFPNQTRALAIGDILRRVQEVVSARIYTITQEMVDLDYANTNTISRYHFKTICDRHFMRLTDEQFQNLWKLLPVNDFGNLEYREFLKKFSGEQKGLEKAKSLPGSARSTVERPASLRRPKTAPCSLRRSTSSVSEHVQRPSAASRRSAPLLNCEDVEMKVRPKIQGCWRHIQRRCRHADPERTGEIDVDAFLGILQDLHIELSPSEFEQLTVKFDIKSNGRVSYPDFLRHFVLMFSPEVNTSSNRLRLQLPRTPMSPGPLSTQCVEAMLRISRPVQLFWRQMRQTFISFDKERTGKISIQHFRKVLRQFSVNLSEEELFHFKSFFDKNLSGRISYNDFLRIFLK, translated from the exons GTGTCAGCTTCAGCACAGACGCCTCAAATCTCTAGTCATTTTGATTTGAGACCTATGACACAAGGACTCACCATCATCCCTAGAGCCAAGAGTGCATCTCGGCTGTCCTTAGGAGACTTTTCCAGGAGGAACACTCTCAAATCTGACTCCG CCTCCTCTGTGCAGTCAGTGGCAGATGAGAATCTTTCTTTGGTGGACATTGAGAATCAACTGCTGGAAAAAGTCAAGGACAGAAAAGATGACTTGAAGGCTGCTTTTGAAGCTTTTGACCAGGAAGGCAACAAAACTGTCACTAAAGGAGAGTTCAGACGTGTCATCGAGGGGTTTCTTGTTCCGCTCACTCAATCTCAGTTTGAGGGTCTGTTGGCTCAG CTTGACTTAAAAGAAAATGGAACAGTTTCCTACATGGAGTTTCTCAGAAGACACTGCAAAGTTTCATCCGCAGTGGGCAG GATTCCGAGCAAGAGTGGGAGATACAGAAGCTTGTCACTTGGAGAACTACAGTGTCTACTGAAAGATAAG ATCAGAGGCAATTTGAAAAACATCACCAGGGCTTTTCGACTGTTTGACTACAACAACGATGGTCAGATACAGCAACATGAGCTTCGCAAAGTATTGGAAGGATACTGCTTTCCCATGAGCCAGCTGGAATTCCACAG ACTGTGGTCACATTACAGCGTGAATAATGGTGACACAATATCTTACAAGGAGTTTCTTGAGAAGCTTGGTGTTGACTGTGAAAACTATCGAAAAATCCCACCAGATTCAGTACAACTGG CACTGAATTGGGATGCCGTCAGTCGCAGTACCACAAGACCTAAAAGTAATACAAACTTAAGGAGTTTTTCAGCCAAATCCAGAGACAACTTGGATGACCTCCAGACTAGGTTTTTGAGCAAG ATAAAGAAGGACCATAGCCTTGTTGAAAAAGCTCTGCAAGCCTTTGACATTTCAGACAGTGGGTTTGTTTCTCCCGAGGATCTCCGATCAGTTCTCAGCAATTTCCTCTTCACCATGGATGATACTATCTTCAGGGAATTGTTGAAAAG ATTTGGGGTTAGCAGCACAGAGCCTGTcaaatggaaaatatttcttgGATTGTTTAAAGATGACACAACTGTTCA GAAAGATTCTGTACCAGCAATTGCAGACACATGCAGTATTGATGCAattttgtccaaactacggcAACATGTACTTAATCAGCCTCTTCTGGACCCTGATAAA ACCACTACAGGATTTATCAGTAGAGATGAACTATTCAGAACTCTGGAAAATATAAATCTCACCGATGAGCAGTTCAAAGTTCTTGCTGATTTCTTGGATGTGGATCATACAGATGCCATAAATTGCCAACAGTTCCTTGACTTCCTGCATCTCCAAAATCCAGTTGTG CAGACTTCAAAACTCAATGAAAAGGATCAAGCAAGATTAAACTCAGCAACAACAGCACAGAATGCG CAGATTGAAAAGATTCTGAAGGAGAAGATTTCAGAAAACTATGACGTGCTGATGGAATCAATCACAAACACAACCCAAAACCAGAGTGACACCATTTCTCCAGAAGACTTTAGGAGACTGATCCAACAACACGTCCTACCGCTGTCTGACCACCACTTCAGCAA GCTTTGTGAACCATTTTTTGAAGATGGAAATGTAAACTACAAACTGTTTTTGAAGAGTTTTGGTCGTCCAGAGAAGATCGACAGCACCCTCAGTATGATTGAGAG GGAGGAAAAGGCACATGAAGCTTCCATACTGAACATAAAAGCACAAGCAATAAAGGATGTTGTCTTGAGGAAACTCAAAGACAGGCTTCAGAGGGACGGGATGACCCTTCAGGACTATCTGATGTCCAGCAGAATCACAAAATCTTCACTTAATCTAAGAGATGTCTGTAAA ATACTGGACGATTGTGGTGTTTTCCTGGAAGGACACCAGTTTCAGATGCTTATTGATTCCCTTGGTTTTAATTTGGGTCCAGTTTCTGTTGCTGACTTCGTGGACAAATACAAAG AAGTGACGATGCCAGAAAAGGATGATAGTCAGaccaaaaatgctaaatattccaCTCTTTTGACTGCTGAGGACTGTCTAGGTCAACTTAAAAAAAGGATCAAGGAGTATCATGGG GATGCTCTGACTGCTTTCCATCTCATGGACAAAAACCGAGATGGTATAGTAAATCGGATTGACTTCAGAGCTCTGTTTGACAGCCTGATGTTTGTAACTCAAGAAAGGGAGTATCAGAGATTGCTCGACCTGTTGGGTCTTACACCTGGTGCCACGCTCAACTACACTGAGTTCTACAAAAAAGTCCAGTCTAGCGGAAAGATGAAATCACATCACCACGATGGCACATT AAGGGGTGGAATTCTTGACAGTGGATGTGATCAAGTTCATGAGTACCTAGCAGCCATTGCACACAGACGGCCTTTAGAGATTTCAAAG GTCTTTTGTCACTTGGGTAACGACTGTAACAGCATCATGACCAAAAATGGTCTAAAGCAGCTGCTTTTTAAGTACAGCATGCCCATCACACCAAATGAGTTTGAAATACTTTGGAGCAG ATATGATGAGGAGAGCAAGGGCTTTCTCACTCAGAAAGAGTTTTTAAGTAAGCTCAAAATCACATCAGATGAAGATCAGGAACATCAGGAACAACCCACAGCAACACCTGAACTAGAAGTTATGCTACAAAACCTGAG GAAGTGGATCGGGAGTGACTTTGAGAGTGTTAGTGGAAGTCTTGTTGTTATGGATAAAAACAAAGATGGACACGTGACTGTGACAGACCTGCTGTCTCTTCTACACAGACATGGCTTTCAGCTAACAGAAGCAGAGTTTGCACATTTACTAAGCCT ACTTGGCTTTGACAGCGGTTTGAAGCAGCTGCCATACCTTGATTTCCTAAAGCATCTTGTTGGTCCTCCGATGTCTAGCTGGTCTGTATTTGACCCTTCTCAAGGTCTGCCTGTGGCGTCTCCAGAAGAAATGAACGATGGAGAAGAGCTTAGCCCTGGAAGAGCCATACAGAGAGTCAAAGAGCTGGTTACTACCTCCTCAGATACTCTCTTCAAA GCCTTCTCTGCGTTTGATAGGACTGGAGATGGTATGATTCCACAAGCAGAGTTTCGGCAGGTGCTGGACCATTTCTGTATGCGTCTTTCTGATGTGCAGTTTAAGAAGTTGTTGTCTGAGCTGAGATTGAATGAAGGAGAGGAGATTGGGGTTGATTGGAAAGAATTTCTCCAAGTCTTCAACCTTCACACTGAAGAG ACAGCAgatgaatggctgaagaaaatcCGTAAGATGCGTTTTCCAAATCAGACCCGAGCTTTAGCCATTGGTGACATTTTGAGGAGGGTACAGGAGGTTGTGTCAGCCCGCATCTACACTATAACACAGGAAATGGTAGACCTCGACTATGCCAATACAAACACAATCTCCAGATATCACTTTAAGACTATCTGTGATCGTCACTTCATGAGGCTTACAGATGAGCAG TTTCAAAACCTGTGGAAACTCCTACCAGTTAATGACTTTGGAAATCTGGAATATCGGGAATTCCTGAAAAAGTTCAGTGGAGAACAGAAAGGCCTGGAAAAGGCTAAGTCATTACCAGGTTCTGCAAGATCTACAGTCGAGAGACCAGCATCCCTCAGACGTCCCAAAACAGCACCCTGCTCCTTGAGACGCTCAACG TCATCAGTCTCAGAGCATGTTCAGAGGCCATCCGCAGCGAGCAGAAGGTCTGCACCCCTGCTGAACTGTGAAGATGTGGAGATGAAGGTGCGTCCTAAGATCCAGGGTTGTTGGAGGCACATCCAGAGAAGATGCAGACATGCAGACCCTGAGCGGACAGGGGAGATTGATGTGGACGCCTTCCTAG GGATCCTCCAGGATCTCCACATTGAGTTGAGTCCATCTGAGTTTGAGCAGCTGACTGTCAAATTCGACATAAAAAGCAACGGCCGCGTCTCTTATCCAGACTTCCTGCGGCACTTTGTGCTCATGTTCAGTCCTGAGGTCAATACTTCATCCAACAGACTCAGACTGCAGCTGCCCAGAACACCA
- the efcab6 gene encoding EF-hand calcium-binding domain-containing protein 6 isoform X2 has protein sequence MRPRSAVESWVSASAQTPQISSHFDLRPMTQGLTIIPRAKSASRLSLGDFSRRNTLKSDSASSVQSVADENLSLVDIENQLLEKVKDRKDDLKAAFEAFDQEGNKTVTKGEFRRVIEGFLVPLTQSQFEGLLAQLDLKENGTVSYMEFLRRHCKVSSAVGRIPSKSGRYRSLSLGELQCLLKDKIRGNLKNITRAFRLFDYNNDGQIQQHELRKVLEGYCFPMSQLEFHRLWSHYSVNNGDTISYKEFLEKLGVDCENYRKIPPDSVQLALNWDAVSRSTTRPKSNTNLRSFSAKSRDNLDDLQTRFLSKIKKDHSLVEKALQAFDISDSGFVSPEDLRSVLSNFLFTMDDTIFRELLKRFGVSSTEPVKWKIFLGLFKDDTTVQKDSVPAIADTCSIDAILSKLRQHVLNQPLLDPDKTTTGFISRDELFRTLENINLTDEQFKVLADFLDVDHTDAINCQQFLDFLHLQNPVVQTSKLNEKDQARLNSATTAQNAIEKILKEKISENYDVLMESITNTTQNQSDTISPEDFRRLIQQHVLPLSDHHFSKLCEPFFEDGNVNYKLFLKSFGRPEKIDSTLSMIEREEKAHEASILNIKAQAIKDVVLRKLKDRLQRDGMTLQDYLMSSRITKSSLNLRDVCKILDDCGVFLEGHQFQMLIDSLGFNLGPVSVADFVDKYKEVTMPEKDDSQTKNAKYSTLLTAEDCLGQLKKRIKEYHGDALTAFHLMDKNRDGIVNRIDFRALFDSLMFVTQEREYQRLLDLLGLTPGATLNYTEFYKKVQSSGKMKSHHHDGTLRGGILDSGCDQVHEYLAAIAHRRPLEISKVFCHLGNDCNSIMTKNGLKQLLFKYSMPITPNEFEILWSRYDEESKGFLTQKEFLSKLKITSDEDQEHQEQPTATPELEVMLQNLRKWIGSDFESVSGSLVVMDKNKDGHVTVTDLLSLLHRHGFQLTEAEFAHLLSLLGFDSGLKQLPYLDFLKHLVGPPMSSWSVFDPSQGLPVASPEEMNDGEELSPGRAIQRVKELVTTSSDTLFKAFSAFDRTGDGMIPQAEFRQVLDHFCMRLSDVQFKKLLSELRLNEGEEIGVDWKEFLQVFNLHTEETADEWLKKIRKMRFPNQTRALAIGDILRRVQEVVSARIYTITQEMVDLDYANTNTISRYHFKTICDRHFMRLTDEQFQNLWKLLPVNDFGNLEYREFLKKFSGEQKGLEKAKSLPGSARSTVERPASLRRPKTAPCSLRRSTSSVSEHVQRPSAASRRSAPLLNCEDVEMKVRPKIQGCWRHIQRRCRHADPERTGEIDVDAFLGILQDLHIELSPSEFEQLTVKFDIKSNGRVSYPDFLRHFVLMFSPEVNTSSNRLRLQLPRTPMSPGPLSTQCVEAMLRISRPVQLFWRQMRQTFISFDKERTGKISIQHFRKVLRQFSVNLSEEELFHFKSFFDKNLSGRISYNDFLRIFLK, from the exons GTGTCAGCTTCAGCACAGACGCCTCAAATCTCTAGTCATTTTGATTTGAGACCTATGACACAAGGACTCACCATCATCCCTAGAGCCAAGAGTGCATCTCGGCTGTCCTTAGGAGACTTTTCCAGGAGGAACACTCTCAAATCTGACTCCG CCTCCTCTGTGCAGTCAGTGGCAGATGAGAATCTTTCTTTGGTGGACATTGAGAATCAACTGCTGGAAAAAGTCAAGGACAGAAAAGATGACTTGAAGGCTGCTTTTGAAGCTTTTGACCAGGAAGGCAACAAAACTGTCACTAAAGGAGAGTTCAGACGTGTCATCGAGGGGTTTCTTGTTCCGCTCACTCAATCTCAGTTTGAGGGTCTGTTGGCTCAG CTTGACTTAAAAGAAAATGGAACAGTTTCCTACATGGAGTTTCTCAGAAGACACTGCAAAGTTTCATCCGCAGTGGGCAG GATTCCGAGCAAGAGTGGGAGATACAGAAGCTTGTCACTTGGAGAACTACAGTGTCTACTGAAAGATAAG ATCAGAGGCAATTTGAAAAACATCACCAGGGCTTTTCGACTGTTTGACTACAACAACGATGGTCAGATACAGCAACATGAGCTTCGCAAAGTATTGGAAGGATACTGCTTTCCCATGAGCCAGCTGGAATTCCACAG ACTGTGGTCACATTACAGCGTGAATAATGGTGACACAATATCTTACAAGGAGTTTCTTGAGAAGCTTGGTGTTGACTGTGAAAACTATCGAAAAATCCCACCAGATTCAGTACAACTGG CACTGAATTGGGATGCCGTCAGTCGCAGTACCACAAGACCTAAAAGTAATACAAACTTAAGGAGTTTTTCAGCCAAATCCAGAGACAACTTGGATGACCTCCAGACTAGGTTTTTGAGCAAG ATAAAGAAGGACCATAGCCTTGTTGAAAAAGCTCTGCAAGCCTTTGACATTTCAGACAGTGGGTTTGTTTCTCCCGAGGATCTCCGATCAGTTCTCAGCAATTTCCTCTTCACCATGGATGATACTATCTTCAGGGAATTGTTGAAAAG ATTTGGGGTTAGCAGCACAGAGCCTGTcaaatggaaaatatttcttgGATTGTTTAAAGATGACACAACTGTTCA GAAAGATTCTGTACCAGCAATTGCAGACACATGCAGTATTGATGCAattttgtccaaactacggcAACATGTACTTAATCAGCCTCTTCTGGACCCTGATAAA ACCACTACAGGATTTATCAGTAGAGATGAACTATTCAGAACTCTGGAAAATATAAATCTCACCGATGAGCAGTTCAAAGTTCTTGCTGATTTCTTGGATGTGGATCATACAGATGCCATAAATTGCCAACAGTTCCTTGACTTCCTGCATCTCCAAAATCCAGTTGTG CAGACTTCAAAACTCAATGAAAAGGATCAAGCAAGATTAAACTCAGCAACAACAGCACAGAATGCG ATTGAAAAGATTCTGAAGGAGAAGATTTCAGAAAACTATGACGTGCTGATGGAATCAATCACAAACACAACCCAAAACCAGAGTGACACCATTTCTCCAGAAGACTTTAGGAGACTGATCCAACAACACGTCCTACCGCTGTCTGACCACCACTTCAGCAA GCTTTGTGAACCATTTTTTGAAGATGGAAATGTAAACTACAAACTGTTTTTGAAGAGTTTTGGTCGTCCAGAGAAGATCGACAGCACCCTCAGTATGATTGAGAG GGAGGAAAAGGCACATGAAGCTTCCATACTGAACATAAAAGCACAAGCAATAAAGGATGTTGTCTTGAGGAAACTCAAAGACAGGCTTCAGAGGGACGGGATGACCCTTCAGGACTATCTGATGTCCAGCAGAATCACAAAATCTTCACTTAATCTAAGAGATGTCTGTAAA ATACTGGACGATTGTGGTGTTTTCCTGGAAGGACACCAGTTTCAGATGCTTATTGATTCCCTTGGTTTTAATTTGGGTCCAGTTTCTGTTGCTGACTTCGTGGACAAATACAAAG AAGTGACGATGCCAGAAAAGGATGATAGTCAGaccaaaaatgctaaatattccaCTCTTTTGACTGCTGAGGACTGTCTAGGTCAACTTAAAAAAAGGATCAAGGAGTATCATGGG GATGCTCTGACTGCTTTCCATCTCATGGACAAAAACCGAGATGGTATAGTAAATCGGATTGACTTCAGAGCTCTGTTTGACAGCCTGATGTTTGTAACTCAAGAAAGGGAGTATCAGAGATTGCTCGACCTGTTGGGTCTTACACCTGGTGCCACGCTCAACTACACTGAGTTCTACAAAAAAGTCCAGTCTAGCGGAAAGATGAAATCACATCACCACGATGGCACATT AAGGGGTGGAATTCTTGACAGTGGATGTGATCAAGTTCATGAGTACCTAGCAGCCATTGCACACAGACGGCCTTTAGAGATTTCAAAG GTCTTTTGTCACTTGGGTAACGACTGTAACAGCATCATGACCAAAAATGGTCTAAAGCAGCTGCTTTTTAAGTACAGCATGCCCATCACACCAAATGAGTTTGAAATACTTTGGAGCAG ATATGATGAGGAGAGCAAGGGCTTTCTCACTCAGAAAGAGTTTTTAAGTAAGCTCAAAATCACATCAGATGAAGATCAGGAACATCAGGAACAACCCACAGCAACACCTGAACTAGAAGTTATGCTACAAAACCTGAG GAAGTGGATCGGGAGTGACTTTGAGAGTGTTAGTGGAAGTCTTGTTGTTATGGATAAAAACAAAGATGGACACGTGACTGTGACAGACCTGCTGTCTCTTCTACACAGACATGGCTTTCAGCTAACAGAAGCAGAGTTTGCACATTTACTAAGCCT ACTTGGCTTTGACAGCGGTTTGAAGCAGCTGCCATACCTTGATTTCCTAAAGCATCTTGTTGGTCCTCCGATGTCTAGCTGGTCTGTATTTGACCCTTCTCAAGGTCTGCCTGTGGCGTCTCCAGAAGAAATGAACGATGGAGAAGAGCTTAGCCCTGGAAGAGCCATACAGAGAGTCAAAGAGCTGGTTACTACCTCCTCAGATACTCTCTTCAAA GCCTTCTCTGCGTTTGATAGGACTGGAGATGGTATGATTCCACAAGCAGAGTTTCGGCAGGTGCTGGACCATTTCTGTATGCGTCTTTCTGATGTGCAGTTTAAGAAGTTGTTGTCTGAGCTGAGATTGAATGAAGGAGAGGAGATTGGGGTTGATTGGAAAGAATTTCTCCAAGTCTTCAACCTTCACACTGAAGAG ACAGCAgatgaatggctgaagaaaatcCGTAAGATGCGTTTTCCAAATCAGACCCGAGCTTTAGCCATTGGTGACATTTTGAGGAGGGTACAGGAGGTTGTGTCAGCCCGCATCTACACTATAACACAGGAAATGGTAGACCTCGACTATGCCAATACAAACACAATCTCCAGATATCACTTTAAGACTATCTGTGATCGTCACTTCATGAGGCTTACAGATGAGCAG TTTCAAAACCTGTGGAAACTCCTACCAGTTAATGACTTTGGAAATCTGGAATATCGGGAATTCCTGAAAAAGTTCAGTGGAGAACAGAAAGGCCTGGAAAAGGCTAAGTCATTACCAGGTTCTGCAAGATCTACAGTCGAGAGACCAGCATCCCTCAGACGTCCCAAAACAGCACCCTGCTCCTTGAGACGCTCAACG TCATCAGTCTCAGAGCATGTTCAGAGGCCATCCGCAGCGAGCAGAAGGTCTGCACCCCTGCTGAACTGTGAAGATGTGGAGATGAAGGTGCGTCCTAAGATCCAGGGTTGTTGGAGGCACATCCAGAGAAGATGCAGACATGCAGACCCTGAGCGGACAGGGGAGATTGATGTGGACGCCTTCCTAG GGATCCTCCAGGATCTCCACATTGAGTTGAGTCCATCTGAGTTTGAGCAGCTGACTGTCAAATTCGACATAAAAAGCAACGGCCGCGTCTCTTATCCAGACTTCCTGCGGCACTTTGTGCTCATGTTCAGTCCTGAGGTCAATACTTCATCCAACAGACTCAGACTGCAGCTGCCCAGAACACCA